From the genome of Egicoccus sp. AB-alg6-2, one region includes:
- a CDS encoding GrpB family protein, which translates to MEQDWPAWATEAVEVVPPDPAWPALAAALRRRLTPVLGPWLVGGIEHVGSTAVAGLAAKPIVDLLAPVERLAAADDVAPALPRPQPWHSTPRADEGWALVPPDLDGRPWRRLFVLPSGARRLAHLHLVAGDDPHVAELLAFRDALRGDAELAAAYATHKRSAATDHRGDREAYTAAKTAFVLGVLAQHRTR; encoded by the coding sequence GTGGAGCAGGACTGGCCCGCTTGGGCAACCGAGGCCGTCGAGGTGGTGCCGCCGGACCCGGCTTGGCCCGCACTGGCTGCCGCCCTCCGGCGCCGCTTGACGCCGGTCCTGGGCCCGTGGCTCGTCGGCGGGATCGAGCACGTCGGCAGCACCGCCGTCGCCGGACTGGCGGCCAAGCCGATCGTCGACCTGCTCGCCCCGGTCGAGCGCCTGGCCGCCGCCGACGACGTGGCTCCCGCCCTCCCACGACCGCAGCCGTGGCACTCGACGCCCCGGGCCGACGAAGGTTGGGCGCTGGTGCCGCCCGACCTCGACGGGCGTCCGTGGCGCCGGCTCTTCGTGCTGCCGTCCGGAGCCCGGCGCCTGGCACACCTGCACCTGGTGGCGGGCGACGATCCGCACGTCGCCGAACTCCTCGCCTTCCGCGATGCCTTGCGTGGCGACGCAGAGCTGGCCGCGGCGTACGCCACGCACAAGCGTTCGGCCGCCACGGACCACCGCGGGGACCGTGAGGCCTACACCGCCGCGAAGACGGCGTTCGTCCTCGGCGTGCTCGCCCAGCACCGGACGCGGTGA
- a CDS encoding chlorite dismutase family protein — MLDPVRPGEGWGVLHLFLQVDHAAVPSLPPGAAKEFAAVLERWSERTQLHTFSVLGHKADVMLMAVDSDLSLLRTLQTEVLANQAAPALRLTWSYLSLTEGSEYTQSPEEYREYLVAEGVDGEDLERRVTQFAERMAKYTDDKLHPRMPAWELGCFYPMSHRRSGDDNWYSLDFAERRRLMHDHGRSGRAYTGRVLQLVSGSTGLDEWEWGVTLFAHDLADIKDIVYTMRYDEASARYAEFGDFVIGIRRSPTDLVVEVGLTRGT, encoded by the coding sequence GTGTTGGATCCCGTTCGCCCCGGTGAAGGCTGGGGCGTGCTGCACCTGTTCCTGCAGGTCGACCACGCTGCGGTCCCCTCCCTGCCTCCCGGGGCCGCCAAGGAGTTCGCCGCCGTCCTCGAGCGGTGGTCCGAGCGCACGCAGTTGCACACCTTCAGCGTGCTCGGCCACAAGGCCGACGTGATGCTGATGGCCGTCGACTCGGACCTGAGCCTGCTGCGGACACTGCAGACCGAGGTACTGGCGAACCAGGCGGCACCGGCGCTGCGGCTGACCTGGTCGTACCTGTCGCTCACCGAGGGCAGCGAGTACACGCAGAGCCCCGAGGAGTACCGCGAGTACCTCGTCGCCGAAGGGGTCGATGGCGAGGACCTCGAACGCCGCGTGACGCAGTTCGCCGAGCGGATGGCCAAGTACACCGACGACAAGCTGCATCCACGGATGCCGGCCTGGGAACTCGGCTGCTTCTACCCGATGTCGCACCGGCGCTCGGGAGACGACAACTGGTACTCGCTCGACTTCGCCGAACGTCGCCGGCTGATGCACGACCACGGCAGGTCCGGCCGTGCCTACACCGGGCGGGTCCTGCAGCTGGTCTCGGGCAGCACGGGGCTCGACGAGTGGGAGTGGGGCGTGACCCTGTTCGCCCACGACCTCGCCGACATCAAGGACATCGTCTACACGATGCGCTACGACGAGGCGTCGGCGCGCTACGCCGAGTTCGGGGACTTCGTCATCGGGATCCGTCGCTCCCCGACCGACCTGGTCGTCGAGGTGGGGCTCACACGCGGCACGTGA
- a CDS encoding aconitate hydratase yields MSSIDSFGAKSHLDVDGQQYEIFRLDAVEGQQRLPYSLKVLLENLLRTEDGSNITADDIRALASWDASAQPDTEIQFTPARVILQDFTGVPAVVDLAAMREAMADLGGDPARINPLVPAELVIDHSVVADSFGQANSLQINIDLEFERNRERYQFLRWGQEAFDGLKVVPPGTGIVHQVNIEHLARVVFPNERPDGTVQAYPDTLVGTDSHTTMVNGLGVLGWGVGGIEAEAAMLGQPVSMLIPRVVGFKLSGALPDGATATDLVLTITEMLRKHGVVGKFVEFYGPGVTAVPLANRATIGNMSPEYGSTAAIFPIDDETLKYLRFTGRSEHQVALVEAYAKEQGIWHDPQAEPDYSEHLELDLSTVVPSLAGPKRPQDRVDLSDAKRAFRVALQDYTGEVEYEGLDDAVDDTFPASDPAIGGPADHEDESAKPHEFHGTPNGRASSPAEVTLEDGSSFTIDHGAVTIAAITSCTNTSNPSVMIGAALLAKNAVEKGLQRKPWVKTTLAPGSKVVTDYFDRAGLTPYLEKLGFNLVGYGCTTCIGNSGPLIPEVSQAVQDHDLAVVSVLSGNRNFEGRINPDVKMNYLASPPLVVAYALAGSMDLDITTEPLGTGSDGEPVYLADIWPSPQEIQDTIGRALQSQTFTDEYASVFEGDAQWKSLPTPDGDTFAWADDSTYIRKPTFFDGMGAEPEPVEDIAGARVLAKLGDSVTTDHISPAGAIKSDSPAGHYLTSHGIERRDFNSYGSRRGNHEVMIRGTFGNIRLRNQLAPGTEGGVTRDFTAGGEVTSIFEASEHYQQQGIPLVVLAGAEYGSGSSRDWAAKGTLLLGVRAVIATSFERIHRSNLIGMGVLPLQFPDGESADSLGLTGEETFDIAGVTGLNDGEVPATVAVTARREDGSEVTFDARLRIDTPGEATYYRHGGILQYVLRSLRDR; encoded by the coding sequence GTGAGCAGCATCGACAGCTTCGGCGCGAAGAGCCACCTCGACGTGGACGGCCAGCAGTACGAGATCTTCCGCCTCGACGCGGTCGAGGGCCAGCAGCGGCTGCCCTACAGCCTCAAGGTGCTGCTCGAGAACCTGCTGCGGACCGAGGACGGCAGCAACATCACCGCCGACGACATCCGGGCGCTCGCGAGCTGGGACGCGTCGGCGCAGCCCGACACCGAGATCCAGTTCACGCCTGCCCGGGTGATCCTGCAGGACTTCACCGGCGTGCCGGCGGTGGTCGACCTCGCCGCCATGCGCGAGGCGATGGCCGACCTCGGTGGCGACCCGGCCCGCATCAACCCGCTCGTGCCGGCGGAGCTCGTCATCGACCACTCGGTGGTCGCGGACTCCTTCGGACAGGCCAACTCGCTCCAGATCAACATCGACCTCGAGTTCGAACGCAACCGCGAGCGCTACCAGTTCCTGCGCTGGGGCCAGGAGGCCTTCGACGGCCTCAAGGTCGTTCCGCCCGGCACCGGCATCGTCCACCAGGTCAACATCGAACACCTCGCACGGGTCGTGTTCCCGAACGAGCGGCCCGACGGCACGGTGCAGGCCTACCCGGACACACTGGTCGGCACCGACTCCCACACGACGATGGTCAACGGGCTCGGCGTGCTCGGCTGGGGCGTCGGTGGCATCGAGGCCGAGGCGGCGATGCTCGGCCAGCCGGTGTCCATGCTGATCCCGCGCGTGGTCGGCTTCAAGCTCTCGGGCGCGCTGCCCGACGGCGCCACCGCGACCGACCTCGTGCTCACGATCACCGAGATGCTGCGCAAGCACGGCGTGGTGGGCAAGTTCGTCGAGTTCTACGGGCCGGGCGTCACCGCGGTGCCGCTCGCCAACCGCGCCACCATCGGCAACATGTCGCCCGAGTACGGCTCGACGGCCGCGATCTTCCCGATCGACGACGAGACGCTGAAATACCTGCGGTTCACCGGCCGCTCCGAGCACCAGGTCGCCCTGGTCGAGGCCTACGCCAAGGAACAGGGCATCTGGCACGACCCGCAGGCCGAGCCCGACTACTCCGAGCATCTCGAACTCGACCTGTCCACGGTCGTGCCGTCGCTGGCCGGACCGAAGCGCCCGCAGGACCGGGTCGACCTGTCCGACGCCAAGCGCGCCTTCCGGGTCGCCCTGCAGGACTACACCGGTGAGGTGGAGTACGAGGGTCTCGACGACGCGGTCGACGACACCTTCCCCGCGTCGGACCCCGCGATCGGCGGGCCGGCCGACCACGAGGACGAATCGGCCAAGCCGCACGAGTTCCACGGCACCCCCAACGGACGCGCGTCGAGCCCGGCGGAGGTCACGCTCGAGGACGGCAGCAGCTTCACGATCGACCACGGCGCGGTCACGATCGCCGCGATCACCTCGTGCACCAACACCTCGAACCCGAGCGTGATGATCGGCGCGGCGCTGCTGGCCAAGAACGCGGTCGAGAAGGGCCTGCAGCGCAAGCCGTGGGTCAAGACCACCCTGGCGCCGGGTTCGAAGGTCGTCACCGACTACTTCGACCGCGCCGGCCTGACCCCCTACCTCGAGAAGCTCGGGTTCAACCTCGTCGGCTACGGGTGCACCACCTGCATCGGCAACTCGGGTCCGCTGATCCCCGAGGTGTCGCAGGCGGTCCAGGACCACGACCTCGCGGTCGTGTCGGTGCTGTCGGGCAACCGCAACTTCGAGGGGCGCATCAACCCGGACGTGAAGATGAACTATCTCGCGTCGCCGCCGCTGGTCGTCGCCTACGCGCTGGCGGGTTCGATGGACCTCGACATCACCACCGAACCGCTCGGCACGGGCAGCGACGGCGAGCCGGTGTACCTCGCCGACATCTGGCCGTCCCCGCAGGAGATCCAGGACACCATCGGCCGGGCGCTGCAGTCGCAGACCTTCACCGACGAGTACGCCTCGGTGTTCGAGGGCGACGCGCAGTGGAAGTCGCTGCCGACCCCCGACGGCGACACGTTCGCATGGGCGGACGACTCGACCTACATCCGCAAGCCCACGTTCTTCGACGGCATGGGCGCCGAGCCCGAACCGGTCGAGGACATCGCCGGCGCCCGGGTACTGGCCAAGCTCGGTGACTCCGTCACGACCGACCACATCTCGCCGGCCGGCGCGATCAAGTCGGACAGCCCGGCCGGTCACTACCTGACCAGCCACGGCATCGAGCGGCGCGACTTCAACAGCTACGGCTCCCGCCGCGGCAACCACGAGGTCATGATCCGCGGCACCTTCGGCAACATCCGCCTGCGCAACCAGCTCGCGCCGGGGACGGAGGGCGGCGTCACCCGCGACTTCACCGCGGGCGGCGAGGTCACCTCGATCTTCGAGGCCTCCGAGCACTACCAGCAGCAGGGCATCCCGCTGGTCGTGCTCGCGGGTGCCGAGTACGGCTCGGGCTCCTCCCGCGACTGGGCCGCCAAGGGCACCCTGTTGCTGGGCGTGCGGGCGGTCATCGCCACCTCCTTCGAACGCATCCACCGCTCCAACCTGATCGGGATGGGGGTGCTGCCGTTGCAGTTCCCCGACGGCGAGAGCGCCGACTCGCTCGGCCTCACGGGCGAGGAGACCTTCGACATCGCCGGTGTCACCGGTCTCAACGACGGCGAGGTCCCGGCCACGGTCGCGGTCACCGCACGTCGCGAGGACGGCAGCGAGGTGACGTTCGACGCGCGGCTGCGCATCGACACCCCGGGCGAGGCCACCTACTACCGCCACGGCGGCATCCTGCAGTACGTCCTGCGGTCGCTGCGGGACCGCTGA
- a CDS encoding DUF389 domain-containing protein, with the protein MRTIELTVPSERTDAVLAELGRIEAASLQLQRGGSLQPPGDVVTMQVTNGKLGVIMRIADEFGLGRDEGFTMATSVPLSVVTPAFQRLTRETGATTWEELELSMSEDSTMTRDRTLVMLLAGLIAGVGIISDQLHVVVGAMIIAPGFQPFARVVLGVVTRSEAWRGGVRDVGLAYGALMAGASLAAVLGLVFGADALDAGGGRYLGAGELVTFWTTVSWTGVAVGAAGAVCGGILVSLNRTVLTAGVMVALALVPTASLVPMALIAGDVGLAGDAAVRFAIEVALVLAGTSLMFLVKRRLDKRHGTSD; encoded by the coding sequence ATGCGCACCATCGAGTTGACCGTTCCCAGCGAGCGGACCGATGCCGTCCTGGCCGAGCTCGGTCGTATCGAGGCCGCAAGCCTGCAGCTGCAGCGCGGAGGATCGCTGCAACCACCGGGCGACGTGGTCACGATGCAGGTCACCAACGGCAAACTCGGCGTCATCATGCGGATCGCCGACGAGTTCGGCCTCGGACGCGACGAGGGCTTCACCATGGCGACCTCGGTCCCCTTGAGCGTGGTGACCCCCGCCTTCCAGCGCCTCACGCGCGAGACGGGTGCCACGACCTGGGAGGAACTCGAGCTGTCCATGAGCGAGGACAGCACGATGACCCGCGACCGCACGCTGGTCATGCTGCTGGCCGGCCTCATCGCCGGCGTCGGCATCATCAGCGACCAGCTCCACGTCGTGGTCGGTGCGATGATCATCGCGCCCGGCTTCCAGCCCTTCGCCCGGGTCGTGCTCGGGGTGGTGACGCGCTCGGAGGCGTGGCGCGGTGGCGTCCGGGACGTGGGGCTCGCCTACGGGGCCCTGATGGCGGGGGCGTCGCTGGCGGCGGTGCTCGGCCTGGTCTTCGGCGCGGACGCGCTGGACGCCGGTGGCGGCCGCTATCTCGGCGCCGGTGAGCTGGTGACGTTCTGGACGACCGTGAGCTGGACCGGGGTGGCGGTGGGCGCGGCGGGCGCCGTGTGCGGCGGGATCCTCGTGTCGCTCAACCGCACGGTGCTGACCGCCGGCGTGATGGTCGCGCTCGCGCTCGTGCCGACCGCCTCGTTGGTCCCCATGGCCCTGATCGCCGGCGACGTCGGGTTGGCCGGCGACGCCGCCGTGCGCTTCGCCATCGAGGTCGCCCTCGTGCTCGCCGGTACGTCGCTGATGTTCCTGGTGAAGCGCCGCCTCGACAAGCGCCACGGCACCAGCGACTGA
- a CDS encoding class I adenylate-forming enzyme family protein, which produces MLRQLGLGAGDRLAVSLGNDPTTFGVLAAACLEGVVAVPLPPDLGHGEAREILDDATPAAVLATPSRAAALSRWHPRVHALTPADIAALPGTDPSADWPRTRPMAYTSGTTGRRKGVHVGVHGSDWGRSVIEDERAAFEGRHGDTHLVVSPLYHSGPFRFALVTALLGGRIAVLSRFDARAWSAALRELRPDSLFCVPTQLHRLLATSSAPDDDLASLRLLAHAGAPCPAPLKRRVLAAAPPDAVWEFYGSTEGQFTVCPPQVWCEAPGTVGHARPGRRLEVRGDDGATLPPGEVGTVWVRAPGHARFTYWGDVERSAAAWDGDAFTVGDLGHLDQDGRLFLSGRPGDLVITGGVNVYPAEVERHLLEQPGVAETAVFGVPDEEWGERLVAFAVPWPGASLDGESLRRSLTGHLAAAKVPKRIAVVDALPRTPTGKVRRADRALESLWEQQP; this is translated from the coding sequence GTGCTGCGACAGCTGGGCCTCGGCGCGGGCGACCGCCTGGCGGTGTCACTCGGCAACGACCCGACCACCTTCGGCGTCCTCGCCGCCGCCTGCCTCGAGGGCGTGGTGGCCGTGCCGCTCCCGCCCGATCTCGGCCACGGCGAGGCCCGCGAGATCCTCGACGACGCGACGCCGGCGGCCGTGCTGGCCACCCCCAGCCGTGCCGCGGCGCTGTCGCGATGGCACCCGCGCGTGCACGCCTTGACGCCCGCCGACATCGCGGCGCTGCCGGGCACCGACCCCTCCGCCGACTGGCCCCGAACCCGTCCCATGGCCTACACGTCGGGGACGACCGGCCGCCGCAAGGGCGTCCACGTCGGCGTCCACGGTTCCGACTGGGGCCGGTCGGTCATCGAGGACGAGCGCGCGGCGTTCGAGGGGCGGCACGGCGACACCCACCTGGTGGTGTCCCCGCTGTACCACTCGGGCCCCTTCCGCTTCGCGCTGGTGACCGCCCTGCTCGGCGGTCGGATCGCGGTGCTGTCACGGTTCGACGCACGGGCCTGGTCCGCGGCACTGCGCGAACTGCGACCTGACTCGCTGTTCTGCGTGCCGACCCAGTTGCACCGATTGTTGGCCACCAGTTCCGCCCCCGACGACGACCTCGCGTCGCTGCGGTTGCTCGCACACGCCGGCGCGCCCTGCCCTGCGCCGCTCAAGCGCCGCGTGCTGGCGGCGGCCCCGCCGGACGCGGTGTGGGAGTTCTACGGCTCGACCGAGGGGCAGTTCACGGTCTGCCCGCCGCAGGTGTGGTGCGAGGCGCCGGGGACGGTCGGGCACGCGAGGCCCGGACGTCGTCTCGAGGTCCGAGGCGACGACGGCGCGACGCTGCCCCCCGGCGAGGTGGGCACCGTGTGGGTGCGGGCGCCGGGGCACGCGCGCTTCACCTACTGGGGCGACGTCGAGCGGTCCGCTGCCGCATGGGACGGCGACGCCTTCACGGTCGGCGACCTCGGCCACCTGGACCAGGACGGGCGGCTGTTCCTCTCGGGCCGCCCCGGCGACCTGGTCATCACCGGCGGCGTCAACGTCTATCCCGCCGAGGTGGAACGTCACCTGCTCGAGCAGCCCGGTGTCGCCGAGACGGCCGTGTTCGGCGTCCCTGACGAGGAGTGGGGCGAGCGGCTCGTGGCGTTCGCGGTCCCCTGGCCCGGCGCCTCCCTCGACGGCGAGTCGCTGCGACGCTCGCTGACCGGCCACCTCGCCGCGGCAAAGGTGCCAAAGCGCATCGCGGTGGTCGACGCCCTGCCGCGGACGCCGACCGGGAAGGTCCGTCGGGCCGATCGAGCCCTCGAATCGCTCTGGGAGCAGCAGCCGTGA
- a CDS encoding DEAD/DEAH box helicase: MRGPPPHVPPRNAMSSDPNATPSFDELPLRAELLEVLGALGYEEPTPIQCQAIPPMVAGNDLLGQAATGTGKTAAFALPLLQRLADGDRGKRPTALILVPTRELAMQVSQAVHRYGRVLGARVLPIYGGQPIGRQLKELSRGVDVVVATPGRAIDHLSRGTLDLTDVEVVVLDEADEMLDMGFQDDLEAILDEAPVERQTVLFSATMPPHIDRLARKHLQDPVRITIGRDVAAPGGADGPRIEQTAYVVTRQNKPAALGRILDVEAPGATIVFCGTRNEVDELTETMNGRGYRAEALHGGMSQEQRDRVMDRLRNETADLLVATDVAARGLDIDHLTHVVNYDVPSAPESYTHRIGRVGRAGREGVAVTLVEPRQHRLLKAIERHTGQKMSVAKIPTVADLRARRLELIRAALREELLDGELDQFRVVVDTLSDEFDLVEIALAAIKLAHDTTGGDVDDEPELPDMSLAPGSGGGAGGGGKGQGRTGGRRPPRGQAAGDSARIFVGLGRGAGIRPKDLVGAIANESPVSGRDIGAIQITQNFSLVDVPADRVDAVISALRNTTIKGRRANVRRDARDPNS; the protein is encoded by the coding sequence ATGCGCGGCCCACCGCCGCACGTCCCACCGAGGAATGCCATGTCGTCCGACCCGAACGCCACGCCGAGCTTCGACGAACTGCCGCTGCGCGCGGAACTCCTCGAGGTGCTCGGGGCCCTGGGCTACGAGGAGCCCACGCCGATCCAGTGCCAGGCGATCCCGCCGATGGTCGCGGGCAACGACCTGCTCGGGCAGGCGGCGACGGGGACCGGCAAGACGGCCGCCTTCGCGTTGCCGCTCTTGCAGCGGCTCGCCGACGGTGACCGTGGCAAGCGGCCGACGGCACTGATCCTGGTGCCGACCCGTGAACTGGCGATGCAGGTGTCGCAGGCCGTCCACCGCTACGGCCGCGTCCTCGGGGCGCGGGTCCTGCCGATCTACGGCGGTCAGCCGATCGGACGCCAGCTCAAGGAGCTGTCGCGCGGCGTGGACGTGGTCGTGGCCACCCCGGGCCGGGCCATCGACCATCTCAGCCGCGGCACCCTCGATCTCACCGACGTCGAGGTGGTCGTGCTCGACGAGGCCGACGAGATGCTGGACATGGGGTTCCAGGACGACCTCGAGGCCATCCTCGACGAGGCCCCCGTCGAGCGGCAGACGGTGCTGTTCAGCGCCACGATGCCGCCCCACATCGACCGTCTCGCCCGCAAGCACCTGCAGGACCCGGTCAGGATCACGATCGGCCGCGACGTGGCGGCTCCGGGCGGCGCCGACGGCCCGCGCATCGAACAGACCGCCTACGTCGTCACCCGCCAGAACAAGCCCGCCGCTCTCGGTCGCATCCTCGACGTCGAGGCACCGGGCGCCACGATCGTGTTCTGCGGGACACGCAACGAGGTCGACGAACTCACCGAGACCATGAACGGCCGTGGCTACCGCGCCGAGGCGCTGCACGGCGGGATGAGCCAGGAACAGCGTGACCGCGTCATGGACCGGCTGCGGAACGAGACCGCGGACCTGCTCGTGGCCACCGACGTCGCGGCGCGCGGGCTCGACATCGACCACCTCACCCACGTGGTCAACTACGACGTGCCCTCCGCCCCGGAGTCCTACACCCACCGCATCGGACGCGTCGGCCGGGCCGGTCGCGAGGGGGTCGCCGTCACGCTCGTCGAGCCGCGACAGCACCGTCTCCTCAAGGCGATCGAGCGGCACACGGGCCAGAAGATGTCGGTGGCCAAGATCCCGACCGTCGCGGACCTGCGCGCCCGGCGGCTGGAACTGATCCGGGCCGCGCTGCGCGAGGAACTGCTCGACGGCGAACTCGACCAGTTCCGCGTCGTGGTCGACACGCTCTCCGACGAGTTCGACCTGGTCGAGATCGCGCTCGCGGCGATCAAGCTCGCCCACGACACCACGGGTGGCGACGTCGACGACGAGCCCGAACTGCCCGACATGAGCCTCGCCCCGGGCAGTGGTGGCGGCGCCGGCGGCGGCGGGAAGGGTCAGGGCCGGACCGGGGGACGGCGGCCGCCGCGAGGTCAGGCCGCGGGCGACTCCGCCCGGATCTTCGTCGGACTCGGGCGCGGTGCGGGGATCCGCCCGAAGGATCTGGTCGGCGCGATCGCCAACGAGTCGCCCGTCAGCGGTCGTGACATCGGCGCGATCCAGATCACGCAGAACTTCTCGCTGGTCGACGTGCCCGCCGACCGGGTCGACGCCGTCATCAGCGCCCTGCGCAACACGACCATCAAGGGTCGGCGTGCCAACGTGCGTCGCGACGCCCGTGATCCCAACAGCTGA
- the msrA gene encoding peptide-methionine (S)-S-oxide reductase MsrA codes for MWFGDRSKVELVGAEDALPGRETSPFPIPDTHVVNGRSLTPPWPDGHEVVAFGMGCFWGAERIFWKLPGVFTTVAAYAGGHTPHPTYREVCTGQTGHAEVVVVVYDPAVIDLDGLLGPFWENHDPTQGMRQGNDVGTQYRSAIYTTSDAQSDAAEASRARYQAKLQENGFGAITTEIAPLGPWYHAEPEHQQYLAKNPGGYCNHGFCQVAYR; via the coding sequence ATGTGGTTCGGTGACCGCAGCAAGGTCGAGTTGGTCGGCGCCGAGGACGCGCTCCCCGGGCGGGAGACGTCCCCGTTCCCCATCCCCGACACCCACGTCGTCAACGGTCGGAGCCTGACGCCGCCCTGGCCCGATGGCCACGAGGTCGTGGCGTTCGGCATGGGCTGCTTCTGGGGTGCGGAGCGGATCTTCTGGAAGCTGCCGGGCGTGTTCACGACCGTGGCGGCGTACGCCGGCGGCCACACACCACATCCGACCTACCGTGAGGTGTGCACGGGCCAGACCGGCCACGCCGAGGTGGTCGTCGTCGTGTACGACCCGGCGGTGATCGACCTCGACGGTCTGCTCGGTCCGTTCTGGGAGAACCACGACCCGACCCAGGGGATGCGTCAGGGCAACGACGTCGGGACCCAGTACCGCTCGGCCATCTACACCACCAGCGACGCGCAGTCCGACGCCGCCGAGGCCTCCCGCGCGCGCTACCAGGCGAAGCTGCAGGAGAACGGCTTCGGGGCGATCACGACGGAGATCGCCCCGCTCGGACCGTGGTACCACGCCGAGCCGGAGCACCAGCAGTACCTGGCCAAGAACCCGGGTGGCTACTGCAACCACGGCTTCTGCCAGGTCGCCTACCGCTGA
- a CDS encoding M15 family metallopeptidase — translation MTESLRIMLRHRLVVIAASAALALTTCSGTTSRTAQQAGVSRTATDVVTAAPVPVTTPPPIPSLAAAPEVDAPAAPEVPLASDEPVEDAAPQAVEPSAEPPAPLPEEVPLVTPSVIVHGGDAPLSDAALEEVAGDEALTTAAVTAFDLEAVGPSGETAELRAMTAGPADVRPFTPDVTAQNVGVWERITDGDVVVRHDVAQELGLELGGTITLRTVHAAVPARVGAFAANGAPPLADLLVPHDLGELLGADAVNTLIVGADGDAQTLADHLGEQFGARAEVVRPPAPRQAGPKRSGSVTLEPFSYTSRGDGTIAIDPAWVAKNIVTVEIPGMGTTRCHRVMVPQLQAALREIAEAGLYDHFDRSQFAGCFVPRHILWNPQRGLSMHAWGLAIDFNARDNAYGATPRMDLRIVEIFEKWGFAWGGWWSTPDGMHFELARVVEVG, via the coding sequence GTGACCGAGTCGCTGCGCATCATGCTGCGCCACCGCCTGGTGGTCATCGCCGCGAGCGCTGCCCTGGCGCTGACGACCTGTAGTGGCACGACGTCGCGCACGGCCCAGCAGGCAGGCGTGTCCCGGACAGCCACCGACGTCGTCACCGCGGCACCGGTTCCGGTCACGACGCCGCCGCCGATCCCCTCGCTCGCCGCAGCACCCGAGGTCGACGCTCCCGCCGCCCCGGAGGTGCCGCTCGCGTCCGACGAGCCCGTCGAGGACGCCGCGCCTCAGGCCGTGGAGCCATCGGCGGAGCCGCCCGCGCCGCTGCCCGAGGAGGTACCGCTGGTCACGCCGAGCGTGATCGTCCACGGCGGGGACGCACCGCTGTCCGACGCGGCGTTGGAGGAGGTCGCCGGCGACGAGGCACTCACGACCGCCGCCGTCACCGCGTTCGACCTCGAGGCCGTCGGGCCGTCCGGCGAAACCGCTGAACTGCGCGCCATGACGGCGGGACCGGCCGACGTGCGCCCCTTCACGCCGGACGTCACGGCCCAGAACGTGGGCGTCTGGGAGCGGATCACCGACGGCGACGTCGTCGTGCGCCATGACGTCGCACAGGAGCTCGGTCTCGAACTCGGCGGCACCATCACGCTTCGGACCGTGCATGCCGCGGTCCCGGCCCGTGTCGGCGCCTTCGCCGCCAACGGCGCACCTCCGCTGGCCGATCTGCTCGTCCCCCACGACCTGGGTGAACTGTTGGGGGCCGACGCCGTGAACACGCTCATCGTGGGAGCGGACGGCGACGCCCAGACGCTCGCGGACCACCTCGGCGAGCAGTTCGGGGCCCGCGCCGAGGTGGTGCGACCCCCCGCACCACGGCAGGCCGGCCCGAAGCGCTCGGGCAGCGTCACGCTCGAGCCGTTCTCGTACACCTCACGGGGCGACGGCACGATCGCGATCGACCCCGCCTGGGTCGCGAAGAACATCGTGACGGTCGAGATCCCGGGCATGGGCACCACGCGCTGTCACCGGGTGATGGTGCCGCAGTTGCAAGCCGCACTCCGCGAGATCGCCGAGGCCGGCCTGTACGACCACTTCGACCGGAGCCAGTTCGCCGGGTGCTTCGTGCCGCGCCACATCCTGTGGAACCCGCAACGGGGCCTGTCGATGCACGCCTGGGGCCTGGCCATCGACTTCAACGCCCGCGACAACGCCTACGGCGCCACACCCAGGATGGACCTGCGGATCGTGGAGATCTTCGAGAAGTGGGGTTTCGCCTGGGGCGGATGGTGGAGCACCCCCGACGGGATGCACTTCGAACTGGCCCGCGTGGTGGAGGTCGGCTGA
- a CDS encoding 2,3-diphosphoglycerate-dependent phosphoglycerate mutase, with the protein MPTLALVRHGQSLWNLQNRFTGWVDVPLTELGREEARKGGERLRGTTFDVAYTSRLTRAQETLDLLQATAGLQLPVIRDEALNERHYGDLQGLNKADTAAKYGDEQVHIWRRSFATPPPNGESLKDTAARTLPFFERAILGDIRQGKNVLVVAHGNSNRAIVMRLEDVPEDEIPGVELATGVPLVYDLDEDGTLLGKSILA; encoded by the coding sequence ATGCCCACCCTCGCCCTGGTCCGCCACGGTCAGTCCCTGTGGAACCTGCAGAACCGCTTCACCGGCTGGGTCGACGTGCCACTGACCGAACTCGGACGCGAGGAGGCCCGCAAGGGCGGAGAACGGCTGCGCGGCACGACCTTCGACGTCGCCTACACGTCGCGCCTGACGCGGGCGCAGGAGACGCTCGACCTGCTGCAGGCGACCGCCGGCCTGCAGCTGCCGGTCATCCGTGACGAGGCGCTCAACGAGCGGCACTACGGCGACCTGCAGGGCCTGAACAAGGCCGACACCGCCGCGAAGTACGGCGACGAGCAGGTGCACATCTGGCGGCGCTCCTTCGCGACGCCACCCCCCAACGGCGAGTCGCTCAAGGACACCGCGGCCCGGACGCTGCCGTTCTTCGAGCGTGCCATCCTGGGCGACATCCGGCAGGGCAAGAACGTCCTGGTCGTGGCCCACGGAAACTCCAACCGCGCCATCGTGATGCGGCTCGAGGACGTGCCCGAGGACGAGATCCCGGGCGTGGAGCTGGCGACCGGGGTCCCGCTCGTCTACGACCTCGACGAGGACGGCACCCTGCTGGGCAAGTCCATCCTCGCGTGA